The Rattus rattus isolate New Zealand chromosome 1, Rrattus_CSIRO_v1, whole genome shotgun sequence genome includes a region encoding these proteins:
- the Ccdc24 gene encoding coiled-coil domain-containing protein 24 isoform X1: MLKALLQDIQSSQVSDSPSLLAPPPLLRDLMRQELRQLLQGLRLKAISEGRDQTQMWAQYSPRVLRFALEEPRSESTQQDPFPMRAGEPRTGMSSTERVTLTSPVSSCPRDLTVIKDQLNVSNIDQVVRHLRSLLEEECHMLQKEITHLQHCLEMEQMQAHQPSKEALMPTLGEIKDQKKAMEQELQISLGPSYTAAKHRQKSLRPSIPGPRPLPCLHGYMPTPPSERCPHPQGQASTRRWGRQLRYSYCKETASTSVSSAASQAPT, translated from the exons ATGCTAAAGGCGCTGCTCCAAGACATCCAGTCTTCTCAAGtctctgactctccctccctaCTGGCACCACCCCCCCTCCTGAGGGACCTCATGCGCCAAGAACTCCGACAGTTGCTCCAAGGCCTCCGTCTTAAGGCTATCAGTGAGGGCAG GGACCAGACCCAGATGTGGGCCCAGTATAGTCCCAGGGTCCTTCGCTTTGCCCTAGAGGAGCCCAGGTCTGAGTCAACACAACAGGATCCATTCCCGATGAGAGCTGGTGAGCCCAG GACTGGAATGAGCAGTACAGAGAGGGTGACGCTAACCTCACCCGTCAGCAGCTGCCCCAGGGACCTCACCGTCATCAAGGACCAACTGAATGTGTCTAACATTGACCAGGTTGTCAGACACCTGAG AAGCCTCCTGGAGGAGGAGTGTCACATGTTGCAGAAAGAGATCACTCACCTGCAG CACTGTCTGGAAATGGAGCAGATGCAGGCTCACCAGCCCTCCAAGGAAGCCCTAATGCCCACCCTGGGAG AGATAAAGGATCAGAAGAAGGCAATGGAACAGGAGCTACAGATCTCTCTGGGGCCTTCCTATACAGCTGCCAAGCACAG GCAGAAGTCTTTGAGGCCATCCATTCCCGGCCCTAGACCCCTTCCTTGTCTCCATGGCTACATGCCTACACCTCCTTCGGAGCGCTGCCCCCACCCTCAAGGTCAGGCAAGCACCCGCCGCTGGGGCCGGCAACTTCGGTACAGCTATTGCAAAGAGACAGCTTCCACATCAGTTTCCAGTGCAGCATCCCAGGCACCGACCTGA
- the Ccdc24 gene encoding coiled-coil domain-containing protein 24 isoform X2: MPGDSPALWELVEEHVPLPERPEVKRILGEAAVDLSLELREEVAMLKALLQDIQSSQVSDSPSLLAPPPLLRDLMRQELRQLLQGLRLKAISEGRWDSQPWPLRPDTRDQTQMWAQYSPRVLRFALEEPRSESTQQDPFPMRAGEPSCPRDLTVIKDQLNVSNIDQVVRHLRSLLEEECHMLQKEITHLQHCLEMEQMQAHQPSKEALMPTLGEIKDQKKAMEQELQISLGPSYTAAKHRQKSLRPSIPGPRPLPCLHGYMPTPPSERCPHPQGQASTRRWGRQLRYSYCKETASTSVSSAASQAPT; encoded by the exons ATGCCCGGGGACTCCCCAGCATTGTGGGAGCTGGTGGAGGAGCATGTTCCACTCCCGGAGCGGCCTGAAGtgaagaggattctgggagaggCAGCAGTGGACCTGAGCCTGGAGTTGCGAGAGGAG GTGGCGATGCTAAAGGCGCTGCTCCAAGACATCCAGTCTTCTCAAGtctctgactctccctccctaCTGGCACCACCCCCCCTCCTGAGGGACCTCATGCGCCAAGAACTCCGACAGTTGCTCCAAGGCCTCCGTCTTAAGGCTATCAGTGAGGGCAGGTGGGATTCTCAGCCATGGCCTCTTCGCCCGGACAC CAGGGACCAGACCCAGATGTGGGCCCAGTATAGTCCCAGGGTCCTTCGCTTTGCCCTAGAGGAGCCCAGGTCTGAGTCAACACAACAGGATCCATTCCCGATGAGAGCTGGTGAGCCCAG CTGCCCCAGGGACCTCACCGTCATCAAGGACCAACTGAATGTGTCTAACATTGACCAGGTTGTCAGACACCTGAG AAGCCTCCTGGAGGAGGAGTGTCACATGTTGCAGAAAGAGATCACTCACCTGCAG CACTGTCTGGAAATGGAGCAGATGCAGGCTCACCAGCCCTCCAAGGAAGCCCTAATGCCCACCCTGGGAG AGATAAAGGATCAGAAGAAGGCAATGGAACAGGAGCTACAGATCTCTCTGGGGCCTTCCTATACAGCTGCCAAGCACAG GCAGAAGTCTTTGAGGCCATCCATTCCCGGCCCTAGACCCCTTCCTTGTCTCCATGGCTACATGCCTACACCTCCTTCGGAGCGCTGCCCCCACCCTCAAGGTCAGGCAAGCACCCGCCGCTGGGGCCGGCAACTTCGGTACAGCTATTGCAAAGAGACAGCTTCCACATCAGTTTCCAGTGCAGCATCCCAGGCACCGACCTGA
- the Slc6a9 gene encoding LOW QUALITY PROTEIN: sodium- and chloride-dependent glycine transporter 1 (The sequence of the model RefSeq protein was modified relative to this genomic sequence to represent the inferred CDS: deleted 1 base in 1 codon; substituted 1 base at 1 genomic stop codon), protein MSGXDTRALSALPRMAVAHGPVATSSPEQNGAVPSEATKKDQNLTRGNWGNQIEFVLTSVGYAVGLGNVWRFPYLCYRNGGGAFMFPYFIMLIFCGIPLFFMELSFGQFASQGCLGVWRISPMFKGVGYGMMVVSTYIGIYYNVVICIAFYYFFSSMTHVLPWAYCNNPWNTPDCAGVLDASNLTNGSRPTALSGNLSHLFNYTLQRTSPSEEYWRLYVLKLSDDIGNFGEVRLPLLGCLGVSWVVVFLCLIRGVKSSGKVVYFTATFPYVVLTILFVRGVTLEGAFTGIMYYLTPKWDKILEAKVWGDAASQIFYSLGCAWGGLITMASYNKFHNNCYRDSVIISITNCATSVYAGFVIFSILGFMANHLGVDVSRVADHGPGLAFVAYPEALTLLPISPLWSLLFFFMLILLGLGTQFCLLETLVTAIVDEVGNEWILQKKTYVTLGVAVAGFLLGIPLTSQAGIYWLLLMDNYAASFSLVVISCIMCVSIMYIYGHRNYFQDIQMMLGFPPPLFFQICWRFVSPTIIFFILIFTVIQYRPITYNHYQYPGWAVAIGFLMALSSVICIPLYALFQLCRTDGDTLLQRLKNATKPSRDWGPALLEHRTGRYAPTTTPSPEDGFEVQPLHPDKAQIPIVGSNGSSRLQDSRI, encoded by the exons AATGGTGCTGTGCCCAGCGAGGCCACCAAGAAGGACCAGAACCTCACACGGGGCAACTGGGGCAACCAGATCGAGTTTGTACTGACGAGCGTGGGCTATGCCGTGGGCCTGGGCAATGTGTGGCGTTTCCCATACCTCTGCTATCGCAACGGGGGAG GTGCCTTCATGTTCCCCTACTTCATCATGCTGATCTTCTGCGGGATTCCTCTCTTCTTCATGGAGCTCTCCTTCGGTCAGTTTGCAAGCCAGGGCTGCCTGGGGGTCTGGAGGATCAGCCCCATGTTCAAAG GTGTGGGCTATGGTATGATGGTGGTGTCCACGTACATCGGTATCTACTACAACGTGGTCATCTGCATCGCCTTCTACTACTTCTTCTCGTCCATGACGCACGTGCTGCCCTGGGCTTACTGCAATAACCCCTGGAACACACCCGACTGTGCCGGTGTGCTGGATGCTTCCAATCTCACCAATGGCTCCCGGCCCACTGCCCTGTCTGGCAACCTGTCTCACCTGTTCAACTACACCTTGCAAAGGACCAGCCCCAGTGAGGAGTACTGGAG GCTGTACGTGCTGAAGCTGTCGGATGACATTGGAAACTTTGGAGAAGTGCGGCTTCCTCTCCTAGGCTGCCTCGGCGTCTCCTGGGTGGttgtcttcctctgcctcattCGAGGAGTCAAGTCTTCAGGGAAA GTGGTGTACTTCACGGCCACATTTCCCTATGTGGTGCTGACCATTCTGTTTGTTCGTGGAGTGACCCTGGAAGGAGCCTTCACGGGTATCATGTACTACCTGACCCCAAAGTGGGACAAGATCCTGGAGGCCAAG GTGTGGGGGGATGCAGCCTCTCAGATCTTCTATTCCCTGGGCTGTGCATGGGGTGGCCTCATCACCATGGCATCCTACAACAAATTCCACAACAACTGCTACCG GGACAGCGTCATCATCAGCATCACCAATTGTGCTACCAGCGTCTATGCTGGCTTCGTCATCTTCTCTATCCTAGGCTTCATGGCCAATCACCTGGGTGTGGATGTGTCTCGGGTGGCAGACCACGGGCCCGGGCTAGCTTTCGTGGCTTACCCCGAGGCTCTCACACTGCTTCCCATCTCCCCGCTCTGGTCCTTGCTGTTTTTCTTCATGCTCATCCTGCTGGGACTCGGTACTCAG TTCTGCCTCCTGGAGACCCTAGTCACTGCCATTGTGGATGAGGTGGGGAATGAGTGGATTCTGCAGAAGAAGACCTACGTGACCTTGggtgtggctgtggctggctTCTTGCTGGGTATCCCTCTTACCAGCCAG GCGGGCATCTACTGGCTGCTGCTGATGGACAACTACGCAGCCAGCTTCTCCTTGGTTGTCATCTCCTGCATCATGTGCGTGTCCATCATGTATATCTATG GGCACCGGAATTACTTCCAGGACATTCAGATGATGCTGGGGTTCCCACCGCCTCTCTTCTTCCAGATCTGTTGGCGTTTCGTCTCCCCCACTATCATCTTT TTCATTCTCATCTTCACGGTGATCCAGTACCGGCCAATCACCTACAACCACTACCAGTACCCAGGCTGGGCTGTGGCCATCGGCTTCCTCATGGCTTTGTCGTCTGTCATCTGCATCCCATTGTACGCATTGTTCCAGCTCTGCCGCACAGATGGGGACACACTTCTTCAG CGTTTGAAAAATGCCACAAAGCCAAGCAGAGACTGGGGCCCTGCCCTCCTGGAGCACCGGACTGGGCGCTATGCCCCCACTACAACCCCCTCTCCTGAAGATGGGTTTGAGGTTCAGCCACTGCACCCAGACAAGGCCCAGATCCCCATTGTGGGCAGTAACGGCTCCAGCCGCCTCCAGGACTCCCGGATATGA